The DNA segment GGGAAAGGCCTGGGCATACGGCTTATAGGCTGCCTTACGATTATTAAGGGCCTGGTTGAATTCGTCAGTGACCTCAATGGGGCAGGCCTCGGCGCAGTCCCCGCAGCCGGTGCATTTGTCCATATCAATAAAGCGCGGCTTCTGGTTCAGGGTGATGGTGAAGTTGCCTTCCTCGCCGGAAATGCCCGCGACTTCGCTAAGGGTAAGTAGCTCGATGTTGATGTGCCGGCCGACCTCGACCAGTTTGGGCGAGATAATTCACATGGCGCAGTCATTGGTGGGAAAGGTCTTGTCAAGCTGTGACATCATCCCGCAGTCATTGGTGGGAAAGGTCTTGTCAAGCTGTGACATCATCCCGCCAATGACCGGGGATTTTTCAACCAGGTAAACGTAGAAGCCGGAATTGGCCAGATCAAGAGCGGCCTGCATTCCGGTAATGCCGCCCCCTACGACCATAACCGAGCCGGAGATATGATCGGGTTTTGCAACAGCCATGGTCTTATTCCTTTCTTTAAAGCCCCGCTTCATCCAGGACCTGCGGC comes from the Deltaproteobacteria bacterium genome and includes:
- a CDS encoding CoB--CoM heterodisulfide reductase iron-sulfur subunit A family protein — encoded protein: MAVAKPDHISGSVMVVGGGITGMQAALDLANSGFYVYLVEKSPVIGGMMSQLDKTFPTNDCGMMSQLDKTFPTNDCAMUIISPKLVEVGRHINIELLTLSEVAGISGEEGNFTITLNQKPRFIDMDKCTGCGDCAEACPIEVTDEFNQALNNRKAAYKPYAQAFP